A part of Oncorhynchus kisutch isolate 150728-3 linkage group LG2, Okis_V2, whole genome shotgun sequence genomic DNA contains:
- the LOC109904399 gene encoding gamma-crystallin S-1-like: MGKIIFYEDKNFQGRSYECNTDCADLHTHFSHCNSIQVESGSWMVYERPNYMGYQYFLRRGEYPDYQRWMGFNDCVKSCRMIPQNQGAHKMRIYERSDFGGQMLEFADDCPSLYDQFHYNDINSCNVMEGYWLFYEHPNYRGRQYLLRPGEYRRYSDWGAINSKIGSIRRVVAHPN, translated from the exons ATGGGAAAG ATAATCTTCTACGAGGACAAGAACTTCCAGGGTCGCTCCTATGAGTGCAACACCGACTGTGCCGACCTGCACACCCATTTCAGCCACTGTAACTCCATCCAAGTGGAGAGTGGTAGCTGGATGGTCTATGAGCGGCCAAACTACATGGGCTACCAGTACTTCCTGAGAAGAGGCGAGTATCCCGACTACCAGCGCTGGATGGGCTTTAATGATTGCGTGAAATCCTGCCGGATGATCCCTCAA AATCAGGGAGCTCACAAGATGAGAATCTACGAGCGCTCTGACTTTGGCGGTCAGATGCTGGAGTTTGCCGATGACTGCCCCTCCCTCTACGATCAATTCCATTACAATGATATCAACTCTTGCAATGTTATGGAGGGGTATTGGCTTTTCTATGAGCATCCCAACTACAGAGGCAGGCAGTATCTCCTGAGGCCTGGCGAGTACAGGAGATACAGTGACTGGGGAGCCATCAATTCCAAGATTGGCTCCATCAGACGTGTTGTTGCTCACCCAAACTGA
- the LOC109902731 gene encoding gamma-crystallin M2-like produces the protein MTMGKIIFYEDRNFQGHSHECSSDCADLHSYFNRCNSIKVESGCFMVYERPNYMGNQYFVRRGEYSDNQQMIGINDCIRSCRMIPMHRGQYRMRMYDRPDMGGQMNELSDDCPNVQDRFRMSDINSCNVMDGHWLMYDQPNYKGRQYYVRPGEYRRFNDWGGLSPKIGSLRRITDFN, from the exons ATGACTATGGGAAAG ATCATCTTTTACGAAGACAGGAACTTCCAGGGTCACTCTCATGAGTGCAGCAGCGACTGTGCTGACCTGCACTCCTACTTCAACCGCTGCAACTCCATCAAAGTTGAGAGCGGATGCTTCATGGTCTACGAGCGCCCCAACTACATGGGAAACCAGTACTTTGTGAGGAGGGGAGAGTACTCAGATAACCAACAAATGATTGGCATCAATGACTGCATCAGGTCCTGCCGTATGATCCCCATG CACCGTGGCCAGTACAGAATGAGAATGTACGATCGTCCTGACATGGGCGGCCAGATGAATGAGCTGAGCGACGACTGCCCCAACGTCCAGGACCGTTTCCGTATGTCCGACATCAACTCCTGCAACGTGATGGACGGCCACTGGCTGATGTACGACCAGCCCAACTACAAGGGCAGGCAGTACTATGTGAGGCCCGGCGAGTACAGGAGGTTCAACGACTGGGGAGGATTGAGCCCCAAGATCGGCTCCCTCAGAAGGATCACCGACTTCAACTGA
- the LOC109902739 gene encoding gamma-crystallin M2-like isoform X2: MITFYEDRNFQGRSYECSNDCTDLHSYFSRCNSIRVESGCFMIYERPNYMGHQYYMRRGEYPDYQRWMGFSSCIRSCRMIPMYRGSYRMRIYEKADFSGHMMEFMDDCPCVSDRFHHRHVYSCNIMNGFWIFYEYPNYRGRQYFLRAGEYRRYREWCATCAIVGSFRRVTDF, translated from the exons ATG ATTACTTTTTACGAGGACAGGAACTTCCAAGGTCGTAGTTATGAGTGCAGCAATGACTGCACAGACCTGCACTCCTACTTCAGCCGCTGTAACTCCATCAGGGTGGAGAGTGGCTGTTTTATGATCTATGAGCGCCCCAACTACATGGGCCACCAGTATTACATGAGAAGGGGAGAATATCCTGATTATCAGCGTTGGATGGGCTTCAGTAGCTGTATCCGATCATGCCGTATGATTCCAATG TACCGGGGTTCATATAGGATGCGAATCTACGAGAAGGCCGACTTCAGCGGTCACATGATGGAGTTCATGGATgactgtccctgtgtgtctgatCGTTTCCACCACCGCCACGTCTACTCCTGTAATATCATGAACGGCTTCTGGATCTTCTACGAGTATCCCAACTACCGGGGTCGACAGTACTTCCTAAGAGCAGGAGAGTACAGAAGATACCGTGAATGGTGCGCCACCTGCGCCATTGTAGGCTCCTTTAGACGCGTCACTGACTTTTAG
- the LOC109902724 gene encoding gamma-crystallin M2-like, translating to MGKIIFYEDNDYGGRHFECNGDCTDMLGLLSRCNSIKVTCGCFMIYEKPNYTGQQYYLCRGEYPDYNRWMGTNDNINSCHIISSVPGSYNMRLFERLEYGGQIMDLVDDCPSVMDRFNINDIFSCNVKGGNWLFYEHPNYRGRMYLIKPGYYRRFSEWGGRSARVGSIRRIMDY from the exons ATGGGGAAG ATCATCTTCTATGAAGACAATGACTATGGTGGCCGTCACTTTGAATGCAATGGTGACTGCACAGACATGCTCGGCCTTCTCAGCCGGTGTAACTCCATCAAGGTGACATGTGGATGCTTCATGATCTATGAGAAGCCCAACTACACTGGCCAACAGTACTACCTGTGTCGAGGAGAGTATCCTGACTACAATCGTTGGATGGGCACAAATGACAACATCAACTCATGCCACATCATCTCCTCG GTGCCTGGATCCTACAACATGCGTCTCTTTGAGAGACTAGAGTATGGTGGGCAGATAATGGATCTGGTGGATGACTGTCCCAGCGTCATGGATCGTTTCAACATCAATGACATTTTCTCTTGCAATGTGAAAGGAGGAAACTGGCTGTTCTACGAGCACCCAAACTACAGGGGGAGGATGTACCTTATAAAGCCTGGGTATTACAGGAGATTCAGCGAATGGGGCGGCAGGAGTGCCAGAGTGGGTTCTATTCGACGAATCATGGACTACTAA
- the LOC109904389 gene encoding gamma-crystallin M1-like, which produces MGKIIFYEERNFQGRNYECMSDCPDMSPYMSRCQSCRVESGCFMVYERNNFMGQQFFMRRGEYPDMQRMMSMGMMFDNIRSCRMIPMHRGSFKMRIYERENFGGQMHEMMDDCDSIQERFRMSDCQSCNVMDGHWLMYEQPHFRGRMMYMRPGEYRNFREMSMGMGGMSQGSMRFMSMKRINDMCN; this is translated from the exons atGGGCAAG ATTATCTTCTACGAGGAGAGGAACTTCCAGGGCCGCAACTATGAGTGCATGAGCGACTGCCCTGACATGTCCCCCTACATGTCCCGCTGCCAGTCCTGCAGGGTTGAGAGCGGCTGCTTCATGGTGTATGAGCGCAACAACTTCATGGGCCAGCAGTTCTTCATGAGGAGGGGAGAGTACCCTGACATGCAGCGCATGATGAGCATGGGCATGATGTTCGACAACATCAGGTCCTGCAGAATGATCCCCATG CACAGAGGATCCTTCAAGATGAGGATCTATGAGAGGGAGAACTTCGGAGGTCAGATGCACGAGATGATGGACGACTGTGACTCCATCCAGGAGCGTTTCCGCATGTCCGACTGCCAGTCCTGCAACGTGATGGACGGCCACTGGCTGATGTACGAGCAGCCCCACTTCAGAGGAAGGATGATGTACATGAGGCCTGGAGAGTACAGGAACTTCAGGGAGATGAGCATGGGAATGGGAGGCATGAGCCAGGGATCCATGAGATTCATGAGCATGAAGCGTATCAATGATATGTGCAATTAA
- the LOC109902739 gene encoding gamma-crystallin M2-like isoform X1, whose protein sequence is MGKITFYEDRNFQGRSYECSNDCTDLHSYFSRCNSIRVESGCFMIYERPNYMGHQYYMRRGEYPDYQRWMGFSSCIRSCRMIPMYRGSYRMRIYEKADFSGHMMEFMDDCPCVSDRFHHRHVYSCNIMNGFWIFYEYPNYRGRQYFLRAGEYRRYREWCATCAIVGSFRRVTDF, encoded by the exons ATGGGCAAG ATTACTTTTTACGAGGACAGGAACTTCCAAGGTCGTAGTTATGAGTGCAGCAATGACTGCACAGACCTGCACTCCTACTTCAGCCGCTGTAACTCCATCAGGGTGGAGAGTGGCTGTTTTATGATCTATGAGCGCCCCAACTACATGGGCCACCAGTATTACATGAGAAGGGGAGAATATCCTGATTATCAGCGTTGGATGGGCTTCAGTAGCTGTATCCGATCATGCCGTATGATTCCAATG TACCGGGGTTCATATAGGATGCGAATCTACGAGAAGGCCGACTTCAGCGGTCACATGATGGAGTTCATGGATgactgtccctgtgtgtctgatCGTTTCCACCACCGCCACGTCTACTCCTGTAATATCATGAACGGCTTCTGGATCTTCTACGAGTATCCCAACTACCGGGGTCGACAGTACTTCCTAAGAGCAGGAGAGTACAGAAGATACCGTGAATGGTGCGCCACCTGCGCCATTGTAGGCTCCTTTAGACGCGTCACTGACTTTTAG